Proteins from a genomic interval of Salvelinus sp. IW2-2015 linkage group LG14, ASM291031v2, whole genome shotgun sequence:
- the LOC111972758 gene encoding polyadenylate-binding protein 2 isoform X1, which translates to MAEFGNGLDSGMTEESLLDSDPGHPELEDPGVGDEEPGLEEGEAAIEDPELEAIKARVREMEEEAEKLKELQNEVEKQMNLSPPPAGPVIMSIEEKMEADARSIYVGNVDYGATAEELEAHFHGCGSVNRVTILCDKFTGHPKGFAYIEFSDKESVRTAMALDESLFRGRQIKVGVKRTNRPGISTTDRGFPRARFRSRGGNFNSSRARYYSGYAPPRGRGRAFRFQDQWRLTTPPPAAAPPNVSAGSLSLSAPAMHTHPILSVWGGGGQGDHRATAGGVYYNKR; encoded by the exons ATGGCGGAGTTCGGTAACGGACTGGACTCAGGAATGACGGAGGAATCCCTACTGGACTCAGACCCAGGGCACCCAGAACTAGAAGACCCGGGTGTTGGCGATGAGGAGCCGGGATTAGAGGAAGGAGAAGCTGCAATTGAGGACCCG gaGCTGGAGGCAATCAAAGCCCGGGtgcgagagatggaggaggaagcaGAAAAGCTGAAGGAGTTACAGAACGAGGTGGAGAAACAGATGAACCTTAGCCCTCCACCAG CCGGTCCCGTCATCATGTCCATCGAGGAGAAAATGGAAGCCGACGCAAGATCAATCTACGTTGGAAAC GTGGATTACGGCGCCACGGCGGAGGAGCTAGAAGCCCACTTCCACGGGTGCGGCTCCGTCAACAGAGTCACCATTCTGTGCGACAAGTTCACAGGGCATCCCAAAGG GTTTGCCTATATCGAGTTTTCAGACAAGGAGTCTGTGAGGACGGCCATGGCATTGGACGAGTCTCTGTTCAGAGGAAGGCAGATTAAG GTGGGGGTGAAGAGGACCAACAGGCCAGGCATCAGCACCACAGACCGCGGGTTCCCCCGGGCCCGCTTCCGCTCACGAGGAGGCAACTTTAACTCGTCACGTGCACGTTACTACAGTGGCTACGCACCGCCCAGAGGCAGAGGACGGGCCTTCAG GTTTCAGGACCAGTGGAGGCTGACAACCCCTCCTCCGGCCGCGGCGCCCCCCAATGTCTCGGcagggtctctttctctctctgctcctgctaTGCACACTCACCCCATCCTgtctgtgtgggggggagggggtcagGGCGACCACAGGGCCACCGCAGGGGGCGTTTACTACAACAAGCGTTGA
- the LOC111972758 gene encoding polyadenylate-binding protein 2-B isoform X2, with amino-acid sequence MWTGARVGQAPLAAALRVYLQTRRELTELEAIKARVREMEEEAEKLKELQNEVEKQMNLSPPPAGPVIMSIEEKMEADARSIYVGNVDYGATAEELEAHFHGCGSVNRVTILCDKFTGHPKGFAYIEFSDKESVRTAMALDESLFRGRQIKVGVKRTNRPGISTTDRGFPRARFRSRGGNFNSSRARYYSGYAPPRGRGRAFRFQDQWRLTTPPPAAAPPNVSAGSLSLSAPAMHTHPILSVWGGGGQGDHRATAGGVYYNKR; translated from the exons ATGTGGACAGGGGCGAGGGTAGGACAGGCGCCATTAGCCGCGGCATTGCGAGTCTATCTGCAGACACGGAGAGAGCTCACG gaGCTGGAGGCAATCAAAGCCCGGGtgcgagagatggaggaggaagcaGAAAAGCTGAAGGAGTTACAGAACGAGGTGGAGAAACAGATGAACCTTAGCCCTCCACCAG CCGGTCCCGTCATCATGTCCATCGAGGAGAAAATGGAAGCCGACGCAAGATCAATCTACGTTGGAAAC GTGGATTACGGCGCCACGGCGGAGGAGCTAGAAGCCCACTTCCACGGGTGCGGCTCCGTCAACAGAGTCACCATTCTGTGCGACAAGTTCACAGGGCATCCCAAAGG GTTTGCCTATATCGAGTTTTCAGACAAGGAGTCTGTGAGGACGGCCATGGCATTGGACGAGTCTCTGTTCAGAGGAAGGCAGATTAAG GTGGGGGTGAAGAGGACCAACAGGCCAGGCATCAGCACCACAGACCGCGGGTTCCCCCGGGCCCGCTTCCGCTCACGAGGAGGCAACTTTAACTCGTCACGTGCACGTTACTACAGTGGCTACGCACCGCCCAGAGGCAGAGGACGGGCCTTCAG GTTTCAGGACCAGTGGAGGCTGACAACCCCTCCTCCGGCCGCGGCGCCCCCCAATGTCTCGGcagggtctctttctctctctgctcctgctaTGCACACTCACCCCATCCTgtctgtgtgggggggagggggtcagGGCGACCACAGGGCCACCGCAGGGGGCGTTTACTACAACAAGCGTTGA
- the LOC111972758 gene encoding polyadenylate-binding protein 2 isoform X3 — protein sequence MAEFGNGLDSGMTEESLLDSDPGHPELEDPGVGDEEPGLEEGEAAIEDPELEAIKARVREMEEEAEKLKELQNEVEKQMNLSPPPAGPVIMSIEEKMEADARSIYVGNVDYGATAEELEAHFHGCGSVNRVTILCDKFTGHPKGFAYIEFSDKESVRTAMALDESLFRGRQIKVGVKRTNRPGISTTDRGFPRARFRSRGGNFNSSRARYYSGYAPPRGRGRAFRGRGRTTSWYSPY from the exons ATGGCGGAGTTCGGTAACGGACTGGACTCAGGAATGACGGAGGAATCCCTACTGGACTCAGACCCAGGGCACCCAGAACTAGAAGACCCGGGTGTTGGCGATGAGGAGCCGGGATTAGAGGAAGGAGAAGCTGCAATTGAGGACCCG gaGCTGGAGGCAATCAAAGCCCGGGtgcgagagatggaggaggaagcaGAAAAGCTGAAGGAGTTACAGAACGAGGTGGAGAAACAGATGAACCTTAGCCCTCCACCAG CCGGTCCCGTCATCATGTCCATCGAGGAGAAAATGGAAGCCGACGCAAGATCAATCTACGTTGGAAAC GTGGATTACGGCGCCACGGCGGAGGAGCTAGAAGCCCACTTCCACGGGTGCGGCTCCGTCAACAGAGTCACCATTCTGTGCGACAAGTTCACAGGGCATCCCAAAGG GTTTGCCTATATCGAGTTTTCAGACAAGGAGTCTGTGAGGACGGCCATGGCATTGGACGAGTCTCTGTTCAGAGGAAGGCAGATTAAG GTGGGGGTGAAGAGGACCAACAGGCCAGGCATCAGCACCACAGACCGCGGGTTCCCCCGGGCCCGCTTCCGCTCACGAGGAGGCAACTTTAACTCGTCACGTGCACGTTACTACAGTGGCTACGCACCGCCCAGAGGCAGAGGACGGGCCTTCAG ggGCCGAGGGCGAACAACATCGTGGTATTCCCCTTACTAA